The following proteins are co-located in the Brevibacillus laterosporus DSM 25 genome:
- a CDS encoding small multi-drug export protein translates to MNLLWPYFIIFLFAATPMFELIAMIPIGIFAGLNPILVSLVALVGNAITVFLLILLMEKVQMWLQKKRGDKEPSKRQQRAKQLFKKYGLPGLSILGPALVGSHLTAIMGMSFGATRQKMLLWIGISLVAWTGLAMIIGYFGADLMNMGEQNGFLIRMLQK, encoded by the coding sequence ATGAATCTACTTTGGCCCTATTTCATTATTTTCCTATTTGCCGCTACTCCCATGTTTGAGCTTATTGCCATGATTCCGATTGGGATTTTTGCTGGACTGAATCCCATTTTGGTTTCCTTAGTAGCGCTGGTGGGGAACGCAATTACAGTTTTTCTACTTATCTTACTAATGGAAAAAGTTCAAATGTGGTTGCAGAAAAAGCGTGGTGACAAAGAACCTAGCAAACGTCAGCAACGTGCAAAACAGCTCTTTAAGAAGTATGGATTACCTGGGCTATCCATTTTAGGACCTGCTCTAGTCGGAAGTCATCTTACTGCAATAATGGGAATGTCCTTTGGGGCAACCCGTCAAAAAATGTTGCTGTGGATTGGTATTAGTCTTGTCGCATGGACAGGGTTAGCAATGATCATTGGGTATTTTGGGGCTGATCTTATGAATATGGGTGAGCAGAATGGATTTTTGATTCGAATGCTACAGAAATAG
- a CDS encoding DUF1904 family protein gives MPQLLLRGISTEQACNMSESLLRELAEICDCGTDNFIMECIPTISIFEGKRVERYPFIHVYWFERGTEVRDRFAECVSRHVLAQGISEVEIAFSTFETNSYYVNGKRCFD, from the coding sequence ATGCCTCAATTATTATTACGTGGGATTTCTACCGAACAGGCATGCAACATGAGCGAGTCTTTGCTTCGTGAGTTAGCAGAGATTTGTGATTGTGGAACAGACAATTTCATCATGGAGTGCATACCAACTATCTCTATCTTTGAAGGAAAGAGAGTGGAAAGATATCCCTTTATCCACGTGTATTGGTTCGAACGTGGAACAGAGGTAAGGGATCGCTTTGCGGAATGCGTATCTAGACATGTTTTGGCGCAGGGGATATCGGAAGTGGAGATTGCGTTTAGTACTTTTGAGACCAATAGCTATTATGTGAATGGCAAACGATGTTTTGATTAA
- a CDS encoding aldose 1-epimerase, translating to MTRYQVAERKIDDYITYVLTDAEYPAEAHLVPGLGNNLFRFTVNNQEVFVSPEKISMIKDASARFGNPILFPPNKIRHGSFSFNGKKYQLGLNKGEHHSHGELRVRAWNVIDRGAKADRGAFVVSEFDFADHPDLLEAFQARLVFRFTYVLQDGVLRLEGEVRNESEVAAPFMLGFHPYFNVKQGHEQQTVMQVDSKLEWPVNEEGFVDGAPTPTDLCQQLTKGLLYPDMPKGRDHAFVTVKDGTTSCQLIDQQANHKIVYEFGDQFPFMLVFQPSWNTSVSLEPYTAVTDAFNLDVAEQTGARGLGPAEQFVFTHSFRVEKL from the coding sequence ATGACAAGATATCAAGTAGCAGAACGCAAAATAGACGATTACATAACATATGTCCTGACTGATGCAGAATATCCAGCGGAAGCTCATCTAGTGCCGGGGCTCGGAAATAATTTATTTCGTTTTACAGTGAATAACCAAGAAGTATTTGTATCACCTGAAAAAATATCCATGATTAAAGATGCTTCTGCACGATTCGGGAATCCGATTCTGTTTCCGCCCAATAAAATTAGACACGGAAGCTTTTCCTTTAACGGGAAAAAATATCAACTAGGCTTAAATAAAGGCGAGCACCATTCTCACGGAGAATTACGCGTACGTGCTTGGAACGTTATAGATCGCGGTGCAAAAGCTGATCGTGGAGCATTCGTCGTATCCGAATTTGATTTTGCGGATCATCCAGATTTATTGGAAGCATTTCAGGCACGTTTGGTGTTCCGATTTACTTATGTTTTACAAGATGGCGTACTGCGTTTGGAAGGGGAAGTGAGGAACGAGAGCGAAGTAGCTGCTCCGTTTATGTTAGGATTCCATCCCTATTTCAACGTGAAGCAAGGTCACGAACAACAAACAGTGATGCAGGTTGACTCAAAGCTAGAGTGGCCGGTAAACGAGGAAGGATTCGTAGATGGTGCTCCCACCCCAACTGACCTGTGCCAGCAATTAACGAAGGGGCTTCTCTATCCTGACATGCCAAAAGGTCGCGATCATGCCTTTGTCACAGTAAAGGATGGAACCACCAGCTGCCAACTGATTGACCAACAAGCTAATCATAAAATCGTTTATGAATTTGGCGATCAATTCCCATTCATGTTAGTCTTCCAACCAAGCTGGAATACAAGTGTGTCTCTTGAGCCATATACGGCTGTCACAGATGCTTTTAACTTAGATGTAGCAGAACAGACGGGTGCTCGTGGTCTAGGGCCAGCGGAACAATTCGTCTTTACACATTCTTTCCGTGTAGAGAAACTGTAA
- a CDS encoding EamA family transporter — protein MQAWLIFALLSAVMAALVSIFGKIGLNQVDANTATAIRAVIMALFLLGVVLFEGKWNAIGEVIANKKALSFIVLSGVAGALSWLFYFVALKYGKVAQVGPIDKLSVVLAVGLAFVFLGERVSLIGGIGIGLIAVGTLLVAFGS, from the coding sequence ATGCAGGCTTGGTTGATTTTTGCATTGTTATCTGCCGTAATGGCAGCATTGGTATCTATTTTTGGCAAAATTGGTTTAAATCAAGTGGATGCAAATACAGCAACTGCTATTCGAGCTGTTATTATGGCCTTATTTTTACTTGGTGTGGTTCTTTTTGAAGGAAAATGGAATGCCATTGGCGAAGTTATTGCCAACAAAAAAGCTCTTTCCTTTATCGTACTAAGCGGTGTAGCTGGAGCATTATCGTGGTTGTTTTATTTTGTGGCCTTAAAGTACGGGAAGGTCGCACAAGTTGGTCCCATTGATAAATTAAGCGTCGTGTTGGCTGTTGGCTTAGCCTTTGTATTTCTCGGCGAACGAGTTAGCTTAATTGGTGGTATCGGCATTGGACTAATTGCCGTTGGAACTTTATTAGTGGCATTTGGTTCGTAA
- a CDS encoding helix-turn-helix domain-containing protein, which produces MSTLFQDSMYYVTIGEIIRNYRQQANLSITQLAHMTGISKGVISKIENADTRRPELKTLKPLVEHLNIPYTEIIEAYLLVEPRLEILEELLEDALFIGNLQLVRKVALSYLKSPQEETDRLLRKLYEQTQQVKDIVLKQTLYDLMAQYARDHGLLQHLAQLFLQLYLMAQQKEADFESAFYLGKNVLFYAALLPVEQQIQLYQHISMHAYLLCRYDESILYSKELLQIAQRKPAHSIYAYSTLFYSSYALEDFQGAKEAFMCYSQISRTSSSEHYRLMRALLEYRIGNKATAIRQLKKCLTLASRKTSLVVVNQLIEIYLDYGHISNISSLLEDKAPWNIQPETYLEKRSYGHFYRLLGQYYQQLGEFTQAEQSYLHSLICYGDYHPQGKQECLNRLLYLYQHR; this is translated from the coding sequence ATGAGTACTTTATTTCAAGATAGTATGTATTACGTCACTATCGGCGAAATCATTCGCAATTATCGGCAACAAGCCAACCTTTCAATCACACAGCTTGCCCACATGACTGGGATCAGTAAGGGAGTTATCTCAAAAATTGAAAATGCTGATACTAGGCGGCCAGAATTAAAAACATTGAAACCCCTCGTCGAACATCTCAACATTCCCTATACAGAAATTATTGAGGCCTATTTATTGGTGGAACCACGGCTTGAAATTTTAGAGGAACTGTTGGAGGATGCCCTCTTCATAGGTAATTTGCAGCTCGTTCGTAAAGTTGCACTAAGTTATTTAAAGTCTCCTCAGGAAGAGACCGATCGTCTGCTTAGAAAGCTATATGAACAAACGCAACAAGTAAAAGACATTGTATTGAAACAAACTCTATACGATCTTATGGCTCAGTATGCGAGAGATCACGGCTTGCTCCAGCATTTGGCCCAGCTTTTTCTCCAGTTATATTTGATGGCACAACAAAAAGAAGCGGACTTCGAATCCGCCTTTTACCTAGGAAAAAATGTGTTATTTTATGCAGCTCTCCTACCTGTTGAGCAACAAATTCAGCTATATCAACATATTAGTATGCATGCCTATCTGTTATGCCGTTATGATGAATCCATCTTGTATAGTAAGGAGCTATTGCAGATTGCTCAACGTAAGCCTGCTCACTCGATATATGCGTACAGCACCTTATTTTACTCATCGTATGCATTGGAAGATTTCCAGGGGGCGAAAGAGGCTTTTATGTGCTATAGCCAAATCTCCCGTACCTCCTCCTCTGAGCATTATAGACTAATGAGAGCATTACTGGAGTATCGAATAGGCAACAAGGCAACTGCTATTCGGCAGTTAAAAAAATGTCTAACGCTTGCTAGTCGTAAAACCAGTCTAGTAGTAGTCAATCAGCTCATCGAAATATACTTAGACTATGGTCACATATCGAATATTTCCTCTTTGCTTGAAGATAAAGCCCCTTGGAACATCCAACCCGAGACCTATTTAGAAAAAAGAAGCTATGGCCATTTTTATCGTTTATTAGGTCAATATTATCAGCAGTTAGGTGAGTTTACGCAAGCGGAACAAAGTTATTTGCACAGCCTTATTTGTTATGGTGATTACCATCCACAAGGCAAACAAGAATGCCTTAATCGGCTACTGTATCTGTATCAACACCGTTAA